From one Sulfurimonas sp. HSL-3221 genomic stretch:
- a CDS encoding proline--tRNA ligase, with translation MRMSQAFIPTEKEAPKDAALPSHIYLTRAGFIAQVASGLYNLMPLGKRVLKKIEAIINEEMARAGAQEVDLSFVTPAELWEESGRIEKFGKELLRFRDRKENLFVLGPTHEEMMVNLVRNRVNSYKQLPLNLYQIKTKFRDEARPRFGLMRAREFVMKDGYSFHTSYEDLDREFDAMEAAYKRVLERLGLDFRIVEADSGAIGGSGSKELMVLADSGEDTLAVCDRCEYGANIEAARRSERTTIPEAPEADFNKFATPGIKSIEELGGFFHVDPYYTLKAVAKRAIYEEGDEVVVFFLRGCDDLQEVKATNACGALDLVDVNEEELSALGLVPGFIGPLDLDAVRTIFDWDVKGAANMICGANEADFHYVGVDLSVLPEEAQYAALYEVKEGDGCPVCDGKLSYTKGIEVGHIFKLGTVYSAPLGAQFLNENGKAEPFVMGTYGMGVSRLIAAVIEQHHDEKGCVWTKATAPYLVNLMISNIKDEEQVALAESLYASLQDAGVDVIMDDRKERFGFKAKDAELVGYPLTVIIGKELANGIVQFFDRAEDTKTDVPSSEALARIMEWIG, from the coding sequence ATGCGTATGTCCCAGGCTTTTATCCCGACGGAGAAGGAGGCGCCCAAAGACGCGGCGCTCCCGAGCCACATCTATCTGACCCGGGCCGGGTTTATCGCCCAGGTCGCCAGCGGGCTGTACAACCTGATGCCTTTGGGCAAGCGGGTGCTGAAAAAGATCGAAGCGATCATCAACGAAGAGATGGCACGTGCCGGTGCGCAGGAGGTGGACCTCAGTTTCGTCACCCCGGCGGAGCTGTGGGAAGAGAGCGGCCGGATCGAGAAGTTCGGCAAGGAACTGCTGCGCTTCCGTGACCGCAAAGAGAACCTCTTTGTCCTGGGACCGACCCATGAAGAGATGATGGTCAACCTCGTACGCAACCGCGTCAACAGCTACAAGCAGCTGCCGCTGAACCTCTACCAGATCAAGACGAAGTTCCGCGACGAGGCGCGCCCGCGTTTCGGCCTGATGCGCGCACGTGAATTCGTCATGAAAGACGGCTACAGCTTCCACACCTCCTACGAGGACCTCGACCGCGAGTTCGATGCGATGGAAGCGGCCTACAAACGCGTCCTGGAGCGGCTGGGGCTTGATTTTCGCATCGTCGAGGCCGACAGCGGCGCGATCGGCGGGTCGGGCTCGAAGGAGCTGATGGTCCTTGCCGACAGCGGCGAAGATACCCTTGCCGTCTGCGACCGCTGCGAATACGGGGCCAACATCGAGGCCGCCAGACGTTCGGAACGTACGACGATTCCCGAGGCGCCGGAGGCGGACTTCAACAAGTTCGCGACGCCGGGCATTAAGAGCATCGAGGAGCTTGGCGGCTTCTTCCACGTCGACCCCTACTACACCCTTAAGGCCGTGGCGAAGCGGGCGATCTACGAAGAGGGGGACGAAGTCGTCGTCTTCTTCCTGCGCGGCTGCGACGACCTGCAGGAGGTCAAGGCGACGAACGCCTGCGGTGCGCTGGATCTCGTCGATGTCAACGAAGAGGAACTTTCGGCGCTCGGGCTGGTACCGGGCTTCATCGGGCCGCTGGACTTGGATGCCGTGCGTACGATCTTTGACTGGGACGTCAAAGGGGCGGCCAATATGATCTGCGGCGCCAACGAGGCCGATTTCCACTATGTCGGCGTCGATCTTTCGGTCCTTCCGGAAGAGGCGCAGTATGCCGCGCTTTATGAGGTCAAAGAGGGCGACGGCTGCCCGGTCTGCGACGGAAAGCTCTCCTATACGAAAGGGATCGAGGTCGGGCATATCTTCAAGCTCGGCACCGTCTACTCCGCACCGCTGGGGGCGCAGTTCCTCAACGAGAACGGGAAAGCGGAACCTTTCGTGATGGGCACCTACGGTATGGGTGTGAGCCGCCTTATCGCCGCGGTCATCGAGCAGCACCATGACGAGAAGGGGTGCGTCTGGACCAAGGCGACGGCACCCTATCTGGTTAACCTGATGATCTCCAACATCAAAGACGAGGAGCAGGTGGCCCTGGCCGAGAGCCTTTACGCTTCGCTGCAGGATGCGGGTGTTGACGTCATCATGGACGACCGCAAGGAGCGTTTCGGGTTCAAGGCGAAAGACGCGGAACTGGTCGGCTACCCGCTCACCGTTATCATCGGCAAGGAGCTCGCCAACGGCATCGTGCAGTTCTTCGACCGAGCCGAAGATACAAAGACGGATGTTCCCTCTTCCGAAGCCCTCGCGCGCATTATGGAGTGGATCGGATGA
- a CDS encoding FxsA family protein — MIYFLLYLFLEVLVSVKIASAIGGVWTFVELIASALVGIVILANFRGTLAENINALNQARIDPFEFQQLNLFTILGAFLLIAPGFLTDIFGVLLQFSVITKMLVNRFVSQSKHDSSTHNTQKDDHVIDVEIVSDDADKR; from the coding sequence ATGATCTACTTTCTCCTCTATCTTTTCCTGGAAGTGCTCGTTTCCGTTAAGATCGCTTCGGCGATCGGCGGGGTATGGACCTTCGTCGAGCTGATCGCGAGCGCCCTGGTGGGCATCGTGATCCTGGCGAACTTCCGGGGAACGCTGGCGGAGAATATCAACGCGCTGAACCAGGCGCGTATCGACCCCTTCGAATTTCAGCAGCTTAACCTCTTTACCATTCTAGGCGCTTTTCTGCTGATCGCCCCCGGTTTTCTCACGGATATTTTCGGCGTACTGCTTCAGTTCAGCGTCATAACGAAGATGTTGGTTAACCGATTTGTGTCACAATCCAAGCACGATTCATCAACTCACAACACTCAAAAGGATGACCATGTCATTGATGTCGAAATTGTCAGCGACGATGCTGATAAGCGCTAG